A window of Paraburkholderia megapolitana genomic DNA:
TAATGGCCGAGTAGGGCACGTCGTGAATTTCGTTTTGCGTGACAACGGTCTTTCGGCCGAACAGCAAGGTGATGCCGCATGCGGAAGGATAGTCGGTGCCGACGTTGTGAATCAGGTTACCGATGATCTTGTTATCCCTCATGATCTCGTTTGCACCGATCACATCGTTTGCGACCAATGCCAGATCGGGATTGCAGTTCTGCTTGATAACCGCGGCGTCCGATGAATGAGTGGGAGTCGGGTCGGACGTGCAGCCCATCAGGATCCCCGTCGAAGCAATCGAGGCGAACTCGTTGTTGCGGATCAGGTTATTCGACGATCCGTACATGAACGCGAGGCCCGCGCCTCCAAGATCGATGAAGCGATTCCCGGTGAACGAAATGTGATTCGATGCGCTGAAACTGACGTTGGCCAGCGGCTGCGTCAATGCGCCCCAAGGACACGAACCGGCAGGGCTGGAGAAATTGCACATGCCCTGATTGCCGCCGGTGCTCGTCATCCGCAGATTGCTTTGAACGTCGGCAAATCCGGCTGAGGTAGATGGATCGTTCCACGTCGCGTAGGAAAACTGCAGCCCGGAGAATGTCACGTCATGCAATGGGTGGGCTAGCGATCCCGCTCCCTGAACGAGGGTCTCCAGGCGGGGAAGCTCCACATCCAGTGCCGCGATCTGCTGCCCGGGCAGGGGCTCGTAGTAAAGGACATTCGCCCTCGAATCGAGAAACCACTGGCCTGGCTGGATCAAGGCTTGGGCATTCTGAATCGACGACGGCATCGTGCTCGAATTCATCGATGGAAGACCGCCGCTGGGCTGTGCGAACGAGACCCGGCTGGTGACATTGGTCCAGCAGGGCTGCGCCATGGTCAGCGTGCCGTTCGAATAGCTCGTTACCCTGCACCGCGATTCAGTCCAGGCACCATTGCCCTGCGTAAAGACAAACTCGAGATTGGCAATCTGCGCCGCATTCAGCGTGGCGAACCAGGCCATGGCCACACTGTCGTTAGCGATGCTGTAGCCGGTCGCCGAGCCTGTCCATCCGCCGAGAAATCCAAGCTGGTCGGGCGTCCGCTGTGCCACGAGTGCGGGTGCGCCGTTGATGTAGAGCTGTCGGGAGTTGCTGCCGGCCGGCGCGGGCGCTGACCATATGCCGCTGGTACCCGATTGCGACCATCCTGTGACCTGCGTCGCGCCGGAGATCACCGGGTGCGCACCGGTCATCGCTCTCCACACGACCGGATGACCAGGCGTTCCGGAATCTGCTGGACCGAATTTCAACGGGCTTGCGAGCCTATATATGCCATCGGCAAGCTGAACCTGCACGTCGGTCACACCAGAAGACCCTCGGGATCGCACGGCCGACTGGGCGCCGCTCAGATCGCAAGGGGCGCTTCGCGAACAGTCGCCCGATGACCCGGATGGACTCGCATATAGCATCCTCGACGCGGTATTCGACGTGCTCGGCGATGCGGCGTTTTGCGCAGCCAGTTCGGCTCTCGACTGGCTTGTGCTATCTCCATCGCCTCCACAACCTGCCAGTACCACGCTAATACCAACAACCACCGTTCGAAATAATCTGTACATCACCGCCGATGAGCGTAGCGGGGCGTTGCCCTTCACTGAACTGACTGGAGTCATGGGGTGTTCCCTCTGTTCGTGATCGCGCCGACATTACATTTATCGATAAAGGGGTGTGGCTAGTTCTCGGATTTTTATGTTGAAGTTCGCATATGAATAAACAATTCATACGCGAACGCTATCTTAAGTGCGACGCACCAAGACATTAGGGTTTTTGCTAATCCCTGTTCGTCGTTCTCAATGTCTGGAAATCCGCACGGCCTGCTAACGTCGGGTTCTCTATCAACCCCGAAGCAACACGCCATTCTGGAAAGCCACAATGAGTGCACGAGCGCTTCTGATTTCTCTATTCCGCTACAAGGCATGGGCCGACGAAGGGCTGATTGCAGGGCTGGCCAGGCTTGAGGATGAGTCGCCAAACGACGAGTACTACACGGCGGTTAGCATCCTCAATCACGCCCACGTCGTCGATCGGATTTTCGTCGCGAATCTTCAGCGCGTGCGGCACGCCTATACGAACACAGGTACGGCCGAGGCGCCGAAACTGGACGATTTATCGAGAGCGATCACGGAAACGGATCAGTGGTATATCGCGTACGTTGAACGTCTGGGCGAGACGGAACTCACCGAAGCGATTGAGTTTCTCTTCACAGACGGAACGCCTGGGCGAATGTCGCGCGAGGAAATGCTTGGACATGTCGTCACGCACGCCGGATACCACCGCGGCGAAGTCGGCCGAATCTTGACTCAGCTCACGACGTCCTCACCGCGGGACACTTTTACTGGCTATCTGCACGAAGTCGAGCCCGCGCGTCGTGCTTTGCCGGGCGAACGGCACACTACGCTTCCGCCAGAACCCGTTCGATGATCTGTTCGAACGCTTCGACCGGTTGCCCGCCGCTCACCAGGTAGCGATTGTTGAAGATGAACGCGGGTACCGACTGAATACCCATTGCCTGGTATTTGCGTTCTTCTGCGCGAACCTCGTCGGCATACTGTCCGCTTTGCAGCACACCGCGCGCGTCTTCCGCATCGAGCCCTACCGATTGCGCCGCTTCGACAAGCACTTCGTGATTGCTCGGGTCTTTACCGTCGGAATGATAGGCGCGCAGCAGCGCCATTTTGAGCGGCACCTGCTTGCCCTGAATGCCGGCCCAATGCATCAGGCGGTGTGCATCGAACGTGTTGTAGACGTGATCGCGCGATCCGAACACGAAGCCGACGCTCGCACCGCGCTCGCGGATCATCGCTTGCGATTCGGCGATCTGTTCCGGTGTGCGTCCATATTTTTTGCCGAGATAGTCGACGATGGCTTCGCCACCGGGTCCCATCTGCGGATTCAGTTCGAACGGATGCACGGCGATTTGCGCGTCGACCGTTTCGTCGAGGCGCGATAGTGCGAGCTGGAGCGAAGACAGGCCGACTGCGCACCATGGGCAGGCGACATCGGAGACGAGATCGATGGTGATGGTTTGTTTCATTGCTTTCCTGACGGGATAACGTGCAGTGCAGCCAGGCTGGCATCGCACTGAATTTCCGCACAGGTTAGCTCGAAACGCCGATTCTTGCAGTGAC
This region includes:
- a CDS encoding right-handed parallel beta-helix repeat-containing protein — encoded protein: MTDVQVQLADGIYRLASPLKFGPADSGTPGHPVVWRAMTGAHPVISGATQVTGWSQSGTSGIWSAPAPAGSNSRQLYINGAPALVAQRTPDQLGFLGGWTGSATGYSIANDSVAMAWFATLNAAQIANLEFVFTQGNGAWTESRCRVTSYSNGTLTMAQPCWTNVTSRVSFAQPSGGLPSMNSSTMPSSIQNAQALIQPGQWFLDSRANVLYYEPLPGQQIAALDVELPRLETLVQGAGSLAHPLHDVTFSGLQFSYATWNDPSTSAGFADVQSNLRMTSTGGNQGMCNFSSPAGSCPWGALTQPLANVSFSASNHISFTGNRFIDLGGAGLAFMYGSSNNLIRNNEFASIASTGILMGCTSDPTPTHSSDAAVIKQNCNPDLALVANDVIGANEIMRDNKIIGNLIHNVGTDYPSACGITLLFGRKTVVTQNEIHDVPYSAITAGVIQGHVDNSAHPDNSTNVNDSNTLSDNLLHDYMEGLTDGGAIYIEGHQAQYQYKSDGVTIDPVATLAHGMQVTGNVAYNSNNVMRTYYDDAGSEWINWKGNASFNSIGPFKSVQGGCEPTGHFWITGNYVDAALNDYNTCPPLPVDASNDSGNVTITAMSDIPSTLLDHAGRKRIRDAITESSINGRIGDNSSQITYSGSWQAVNNRSSFYDYLHDLHYTMNNSDTMTMSFTGTAIQVFGEQYIDQGNLGIAIDGGAQQVVNTVPADGERHSNVAVYTSPLLTRGQHTITVTKLSGTYATMNGVYIAP
- a CDS encoding DinB family protein, with amino-acid sequence MSARALLISLFRYKAWADEGLIAGLARLEDESPNDEYYTAVSILNHAHVVDRIFVANLQRVRHAYTNTGTAEAPKLDDLSRAITETDQWYIAYVERLGETELTEAIEFLFTDGTPGRMSREEMLGHVVTHAGYHRGEVGRILTQLTTSSPRDTFTGYLHEVEPARRALPGERHTTLPPEPVR
- a CDS encoding DsbA family oxidoreductase, with translation MKQTITIDLVSDVACPWCAVGLSSLQLALSRLDETVDAQIAVHPFELNPQMGPGGEAIVDYLGKKYGRTPEQIAESQAMIRERGASVGFVFGSRDHVYNTFDAHRLMHWAGIQGKQVPLKMALLRAYHSDGKDPSNHEVLVEAAQSVGLDAEDARGVLQSGQYADEVRAEERKYQAMGIQSVPAFIFNNRYLVSGGQPVEAFEQIIERVLAEA